The DNA sequence CGCCCACGATGCCGATGGAGAACGTCATTGTTTGCCTTCCGATAGGGGTTTGTCCGAGTGTTTCACTCGGATCTACTCGAGTCAATATCCATAGAATTGCGAAAATACTTGGTGTAGAAACATTTCGACGTAGGCATTGCCGAGCTAAATCTACTCGTGTAGATTACATCGCAGCTTGTTACTTCCATCACACTCGCCGAAAGGGTCGACGATGACCACCCTTACCAGGAACGCCAGCCCGGCAGCCAACACGGTGCACCGGCCACTGAAGCGCCGGGGACAAAGCGACCTGAAGACCGCACTATTCTTCATCGCCCCCGCAATGATCGGATTTATCGCCTTTTACCTGGTGCCCACGCTTCGCGGCATCTACCTCAGCTTCACCGAATACAGCATCCTCGGGGATCCCACCTGGATCGGGACCGCCAACTATGAGGCCATCGGCAAGGATCCCCTTTTCTGGAACGCCCTCGCGGTCACCACGCAGTACGTCCTGATCAACATCGTCCTGCAGACGGCGCTGGCCCTGGGCCTGGCCCTCCTGATGCACCGGGTCGCCAGATCAACGTTCATCCGGGGGACCCTGCTCCTCCCCTACCTGATGGCCAACGTGATCGCCGCACTGCTGTGGTTCTGGCTGCTGGACTACCAGATCGGCATCGTCAACTACTTCATCGATGCCCTGGGCATGCCCAAGGTAGCTTTTTTCGGCAGCGAAGAATGGGCCATCCCCACGCAGGCCCTGATCAACACCTGGCGGCACATGGGCTACACCGCACTGCTGATCTTCGCCGGCCTGCAGGCCATCCCGCACCATGTATACGAGGTTGCCAACCTGGACGGCGCCTCCCCATGGCAGACGTTCCGGAAGATCACCCTGCCCCTGCTGCGCCCGGTCCTGGCCCTGGTCCTGATCGTCACCATCATCGGTTCCTTCCAGGTCTTCGACACCGTCGCCGTCACCACCCAGGGCGGACCGGTCAACGCCAGCCGCGTGCTGCAGTTCTACATCTACCAAAAGGCCTTCACGGAATCGGACTTCGGTTACGGGTCCGCCCTGGCCGTCATCCTCTTCGTCATCCTCGCCCTGGTGGCCTTCATCCAAATGAAGTTCCTCAAGGGCAA is a window from the Arthrobacter sp. NicSoilC5 genome containing:
- a CDS encoding sugar ABC transporter permease codes for the protein MTTLTRNASPAANTVHRPLKRRGQSDLKTALFFIAPAMIGFIAFYLVPTLRGIYLSFTEYSILGDPTWIGTANYEAIGKDPLFWNALAVTTQYVLINIVLQTALALGLALLMHRVARSTFIRGTLLLPYLMANVIAALLWFWLLDYQIGIVNYFIDALGMPKVAFFGSEEWAIPTQALINTWRHMGYTALLIFAGLQAIPHHVYEVANLDGASPWQTFRKITLPLLRPVLALVLIVTIIGSFQVFDTVAVTTQGGPVNASRVLQFYIYQKAFTESDFGYGSALAVILFVILALVAFIQMKFLKGNESDLD